TGCTGAAGTTCAGTGCACTGATTAAGTCCATCCAGGGCTTGAAGTCTACATCGCCTGAGGGTCAGTGCCTGTAGTCTGGTACACTCAGACAGTGTGGAGAGACTACAGCCGGACAAATCCTCCAGAGTCACTGTCGTCACCTGGTGTGATGTTGATAGGAGACTTAATTTATACCATTGTTCAGGATTTAATTACAGTATTATTATATGCTCATTAGTCTTATTAGGAAGCATTTTATATAAGGGAGATAGATAGAAATTAACATGATGTAGTAAATTGTATATCAGGCCTTTCCAAGTTAAATGTACAATAAACCACAGGCTGTTTAatgctcaattctgattggtcagaaggtgtttagtAGTAGCTCTGCTGCTGTATATTAAAGTGCTTGTTCAAACACATTATAATTTCTTCACTAATTACGAATGGACTTGAATTTCAACCACTTCAGATAAACAAGTGTAaatatagtgtgtagaggaaggagtctccagtgtcagtgctttgtaacagtaatAGGCTTagtttgaagtgtgtgtgtgtgtgtcattagaTTCAAAGTAGGGAAAAAGGAAAATGTGAGGGAACATTTAGTGAGTTGAAAGTGAAAAAGTAACTTGTTTTCTGAacgttccacaacattagaTGTAACTATATAGTAATTAAATAGTAATTGTTAGCAAATTATTGTGGTATAGaggaagaaaacatttttttttatttattcatttattatttatttatgaattttttatttatttttgaactttttttttcatttttaaattatatatatataatttttttttatatatatttaatttgtctttgtttctgttgatttctctggcaaaagaatttcgtttgggattaataaagttctatcttatcttatcttattagGTTTGTTGTTCTTACTAAAAAAAGTTATAATTAAGATCTTTTACAGTTTCTGCTGCTACCTGCTTAAGAGAGCTCCAGGGTCCAGATTTGAGAATAATGTCCACAGGTAAAGGTAGCAGGTTTTGTCCTGAAGCTCTCCTGCGTCCTCTCCTCCTGGGTGGAGCACCGAGCCCTTTTCTCTTGTTCTGCATGGAGAGCTTGGACCAGGGAGTGCAGTTCATCATCCAGGCTAATCGCTTCTGCTCAGTGCTGTCAGGCAGACATGCAGAGCTCGAGTCAGCCAGAGCACACTGTGGCTCTCTGGTGTCTGTTAGGCTATTCTCCTCAGATGGACTCACTGTTATGCTGCTGTTATCAGTAGACAGAGCTGATACCAGAAAACAGCTGTGCTGCTCATCTTGCCCAGTTCTAGAGGACAGAGTCCTGGCCAAGACACTTTTGGACATATTGACTGACTCATTATCACCACATTTCTCATCTTTTCCCCATTTTGTAGTTTTCTCGCTCTCCTTGTCAGcttctgtgttttttctctcaGCAAGTCCTTTTACATTGTccttaattacatttttatttccttcctcCGTATTCTGTCCATCATCATTTCTCTTTATTActatttcttctccttctctgtccTTCTGCTTTAGTTTCCTACTTTGCTCTTCCTGTATTTGCTCAGGTTCATTTAGCTTTTGCTTTAATCTAATCTCTTCTAccactcttttttctttcatccttttctgtttttcctcttcctctttgttttctgtttcagcCTCggttctcttttcttcttccacatcttttcttttcttttcctctaccACCCTCCATACATCTAcacttttctgtttctcttcctcCTTACTTTTTCTTTCATCCTCTGTTCTCCTTGCTTCTTCCAcgtcttttctttccttctcctcctccacctgtactttcctcttttcctccttcgCTCCCCTGATTTCCATACTTTTATGATAtccttcctcttttctcttcctttcatCCTCAAGCTTCTTTGCTTTTtctacttcttttcttttcctctcctcctccactctcctcttttcctccttcactctctcgatttccatatttttctgcttctcttcctcttgctcctttctttttctttcatcctCAATCTTCTTtgcttcttctacttcttttctttttctctcctcctccagTCTCCTCTCTTCCATCCCTTTCTGTGTCTTCtcatcctttcttttcctttcatcttcttttacttcttttttttttgtcttctcttcatcctcctgtACTTTTTTCCTTATCTCTGTCATTTCAGGTAATTCCTCATcatctttttgttttagttcaTCCACAGTTCTTTGTGCCTTTTCCCTTTCTTTACTTTTGTTTTCCTTGTCCTCCTGTACTTTTCTCCTTTCATCCTccactctcctctcttctatctCTTTCTGTGATTCCGCATCatctttactttttattttttcctgaatCGCTCTTGcattttcatcttttttaaatttctccTCCTGTACTTTTCTCATTTCCTCTTCTACTCTCATCTGTTCCATCCTTTTCGGCTTCTCCCTGCTCTTTACTTTCCTTTCATCCTCTATCCTCTTggcttcttccttttcttttctgctcTGCTCCTCCAGCTTACGCTCTCTCTCCAGGCGATGGTGCTCCTGTAGCTTGGCTCTCTCGTACTCGGCTCTTCTCCTCTCTGCCTCATCTCGGTGACgctgttcctcctcctccatcctccttctctccttctcccacTCCATCTTcatcctttcctctctctctctcctcttttccctTTCtatcctctctttctgtctcctcctctcctcttctctcctcttgtTCAGCTCTTTGTTGTTCCAGCGACGCACCAGTGTCCCTCTGAAAGCTGCCTGTATCTTTGTGGCTGCTGCAGTGCACCGTGCCTCTGATTTCCATCGTTCTTCCTGCTGTACTTCCTCAAAAACTCGCCTCTCCTCTGCTATCTGTTCTTCTAATCTCTTGATCAGCTCCtgacataaaaataatattgtGAAAATCTATTCAAGCAGTTTGGGTATACCTTCAATACAAAAGTCTGTTAATAAAATAtagcttttaatttatttatttgtttgtttgtttgcttgtttgtttgagcATATTGTGAATAGGAGTTCTGGCATgagaattaaacaaacaaacaaacaaacaaataaataaataaataaataaatatatgttgtTTTGAACGGGATAATCTTTTTTccaataattgttattattttgtcttctggaaaacataaatatttcatgTACCTCCCTCACCTCTTGTTGCCTTCTTGAGCATCAGTGAACATTTGCATCTTTTATAACGAGTCTATTAATTAATTGTGGAAAGATGGATCTCAAAATCATAGAGCCGCTGCAGGAAAGGGGTCAAAAATGAGTGGATACTGTAGAGTAGTGCGCAGTTTAACTGCTCAGGACTAAAACGAGGCTCATAAACAACTATAACAAAACATAAAAGCAGTCACTAATCATCCAGATAACAACACACTGTATTAAGAGTCAAGCGTACactatgtaaacttttgaacttaTTCATTTGTGAAAATTCTGTTACTGTGTCTTTTGGACTATATGTAACATCTGTTGTGTGAAATAGCTCATTCAGGTcagtactaaaaaaaaacaaaaagctatttttatgatccttcttttttatttactttaattatttCGTTTTAATTGTCAGGTATACGCAAACTTAAGACCACAActctatacacaaacactcgATGTACAGCATTTAACAGCAAAATAAACtattatttttctgttaaaaagtAGCTGTAGATTAATAGGCAGGTGTTTCTACAAGGTACGACTCACCTGCTGTTTGACCATTTCCACTGGAAGAGTTTGGCTTGTTTCACCATCTTCTTCAACAGCCTGTAAATATTCAAACTacaaataaatagcaaaaagccattttatacagttttctcttttttccaccAAAAGCATTTAGGGATTTCCTGCAGATCtttttcagattaaaaaaaggaCCTGATTTGCGGCCTCGGTCCTCCTCAGTTCCTCGTTAAACTGCTCACTTCTCTGTCtcatcttctccttctcttcactATCTGACTTCAGACACTGTTCCCTCTCAGCCTCGAACTCAGCTAGTctccgctcctcctcctcctcctcctcctcctgcctcAGTCGCTCCTCCAGCTGTCTCCATTCAAACCTGAGCTGTCTTTCAGAATCCTTGTGTGTGTCGTATTCAGTGTCTGAAATCAACAAATATAGTCATGTGCTTAAAAATTGcatcaaaaataaattgaaatggaaaacagaaaccaaaagccaaattctataaacattaataGAACTAAAAGCTGATAGATTTCAACCtgttttcttgttcttcttcttttaaagaTTATATTCATTTACTGCATTGACCCAGCAGAGGTCGCTAAATCCCAAATAGTGACtttcaccacacactcatacacactaatttACTTCCTAACCCTAATCTTGGAGAAGCCCCTTACTTGAATGTTATGAGCTGATGAATCAAATCagtaaaattatttaatactaTAGATTCAAGTACTACAATGTCAAGTACAAGTATCAGGGCTCAAGTATCAGTATCTTTAACTGCATAATATCCAACTGAATAATGGATGAGTCAGTAGGTACTTTACACTATTCAACCATCCACAACAATTGTTCTCTAAGGTAAAGGAAGCTCCAAGCAGAAATAGAGCATCAAGGTCCAGACTGTCCTGGAGAGAAGAATTTGGTATTAATGTTGGTTTTACTGGTCAGCACAGTGGCTCAGTGGGTAGCTATGTCACCTCACACTTccatgttctctggtttccttacACTTTCCAAAATCTTGCTTTGATaatctgtaacactgtactatATTTACTATATCTGCACTTTCTTACTCTAGCTCATCTAGTTCCAGCTAATTTATATAGCattatattacagtatataTGTCCTGGAGCCCTGCATTAAGACTGTATTTCTACACTATTTTTTTACACACCCTCACCCACCCAATTGCACATATGTTGGATTATATTGTAACTGTGTGTTGGTTAGATTGGTTGCTGCTAATCAAATTTTTACTGCCTGTGCCATGACAATAAAGAATCTTATCTGTTtcctgttacagtgtgtgtattctgtattaAGAACAatatatggtcaaaagtataCGGACTCCAGATAACCATCCCATGTGTGCTTTTTGAACTTCCTATTCCAAGATTGGttcatttttgttgttattattacttcCAATCTTCTGAGAAGACTAGATTTTGGAATGTGGATGATGTGGTCATTCATccacaaaagcattagtgaggttaGACGCTGATGTCAGATTTGAAGGACTGGGGCACAGTTAGTCGGCGTTCAGCTGGGTAGAAATGCAGGCCACTCGACTTCTTCCAGCCTaactttggcaaaccatgtcttcatgcaccttgctttatgcacaggggaatcatcatgctggaacaggtttaggATTTTTAGTTCTAtatattacttatttatatctatacaGGTTTAGGTTTCTTAGTTCTATTTATGTCATTTCTATAAAATTCTGTGCTTCTAATATGGAATATCAACgcacactatatggccaaagcgCATACAGTGAACTTTAATGTTCAGGATTTTGGATCTTGCCCTGCCCTCTTTTAATAAGCCTGCAGTTGAATCCTCTCATCCACTTTGTCTTTGCCAACTTTAAtcttcaactctctctctctctctctctctctctctcgctctctttctctctttctcccatcAGGCAAACCAACCATAATCTCCATTCAGTTCATGAGTTTCACATGGGGGATCTAGTTCCTCTTCGATTTCAGACATtatctgtaaaaacacacacacatatatacaaacatgaATTTCTCTTGGTTTGAAATGACATGAAGGAAAACACATCTAGGGCACAATTCAgccatccttcccttcctcaCAAATGAGTCAGAAGTTTTTACAATCACATCCACTCCTAAGACCGCTAAGCCGCAACCAGACAATAATCCATGCCTTACTCTTTCCTTCAGCTTTAATAGATCCTCATCGGAATTAGAGGCTAGCTCATTCAGAAGATCAGCATGCTGACTTGGGCTGAACATCTCATTGCACATGCTCTCTGCACAGAGATAGACATTTAAATTAAACTGTGACAGCAgctaaaaattatattattcatGCTAAAATCAGATCTCACCAAGATCATCAATATCTTCAAGGATGAGATGTTCAAAAGTCTTCACTCTGTTACTCGAAGCTTTAAAGTAAACGAGCACTGAGTCAGGAAGATCATTCTTTAACTGTAGTTTGAAGAGAacaaaggaagaagaaaaacaggtaGAAACGCAAAGTGAGGAATGATGCGATGAGATAAATAGCgcaaataaatgagaaaaaaatatagtCAGTGCTACATAAAAGAACTTTTAATGAACATACTATAATTACACGTTAGGGtacagggaaacacacacaccttttcatcAGATGCACTGAAATCTTCCTCaatgtctgtctcactgtcagaGCCCGGATCAGAGAAATTCACACTCATCTTCTCCAGCTCTTCTTCAATAACATGTTCAATGTCATCTGCATCCATCCTAATCAGAGTGAAGTTAATTCAAGTCCATTTATGTATCTAACACCATCTAGTCTTACCTTGGATTACTAGCACTAGAGGTGAAGAACACTTGAGCAATTGTACTTTTCTATCGTCTATCATTATCTATTATTTTGGTGTATGTCAAATCAAGTcatgaagcttttattgtcctttctacaacatgGCGCTATGTAAGGAGGCGGagctataaaaaaataataatgaacaagGGACTAATTGTAATCACACAGTTGAACAGTGTATGTGTACAAACTTGTGCAGTCAGTGtaagacaaaagacaaaacagacaatacaatagACAACAAGACACTACAACcacaatacagtacagcagTGTACAGAGAGCAGAGCCAACCAGTATACAGTGCAGTAGAGTGCACGTGAGGGttgtaaatataatacagttttgtagcaggattaaaaaaatgtgtgaaaaaattAAAACTGAATACTAATACTTCAATTAATTATAtttccatgaaaaaaaaaaatttttactcCTTAGTTTATTGAAACTTTCAAAATACTTATCAATACAAATCTCAAAGgtctcttcatctctcatctTTTtctcaatcaaccaatcaattcTAATTGATCTAATTATTTCAATAAAGCATCCAATCAGGATCACTGATGTACAAAAATCCTGCCAAGAATTGCACCAACTCGCTTAACACAATCCTGTCATGAGACCATTGTCACTGGAAGACCCCAATAAACTATGACActgccacccccatgcttcacagcATCCTAAGGATGAACCCGATTTGTGGAGGTCAACCATTTTTTTCCTGGCATTTCAAtgcaattcatttgtatagcgcttttaacaatggacattgtatcaaagcagcttcacagaagtttagaaacatagaaaaaaaaagaaaagtttaaagttaggttattattttatccctaGACATCCCTTAGACATCTTGGCTAAACTGCTTAgattttcctaaaaaaaaataataataaaaaaagctttGATTTACCTAAAATGCACTGACTCTAAAGCTCGGCCCTGTTACAGCCCCAGATGCACTCCTGATAAACTCCTAGTTTTAAGAATTAGCCAATCAGAATCTACTAAAATTCATTACACCAATTTCTGGACTCTTGCAGAGTGTTTCGAGAGATACTGAGCTTAGTGTATGGATACTTCTGACCCACTGGAATTCTGATGTCTCCGTctctaataaattcattttaaaatgaaacctGATTCAAAGTGATGCCATCATTGACTTGTCAAAAGAAAGATAGAGTAATGTGAACTGTGTGGAAAACCGAGACTGAATATCTTTCACCCATGTTGCCCTACGGTGAGGTTCCTTTAAGCAAATATTATCAACAAaaacagtttaaataaatagacaaaagcTACCTTTTACATGACAACTTGATTTATAGGATTTGTGAGAGACCTCAGAGTCAATGCCTCAAGGGTTCAGGGCTGTATTGGTGGCACAAGGGGGTCCATTGGagatggttttaatgttatggctgatacaTTTATATCAATTAAACAACCCAGAAAACTGCTTTTAAAGCTTTAAGTTGCTTGTTAACAAGGTACTGGAGTTACCAATTTATTGGTACTGTAAACATATTTTAGAATTACTTTctatgttttttccccctaaatttCAAAAAGATTTAATTGGCAAAAAAGTGATCTACGCAAGAATTCCAAATACCTCATGCTCCCTACATAAGTGCACTTCATAGTTAATCTCATCCAGGCTTTTAGCCGACATGAAGTGCACTTCGTGTCCACTCACAGGGCATCTGGTGTTCAGCTACAGCGAGGCGCACTGCACTAGCCCTTTCAGTCTCATTGCGTTAGACAACAGCAAAAGCGTGAAATAAATACCTTCCGTGTAAAATAAAACCTTGCTCGTTGATATGATGAAACTTGAAATCCAGatgttttgcatttatttaacgTTATTTAGCCGGAGCAGCACGAGCCAGTGCGCTACTGGCGTTTATGGCCCTGAAGAGTcgcggttgctatagaaaccaaaAAGTACGGGACGATGTGAGGGACAAACGACGTGCTTAAAGAGTTTGAACTGGTAATCGACAGAAACCACAcacgtattattattattattattattattattattattattattattattattattattattattattattcacagtGTTGTCCAACTCCATTAATTTTTCTTATCATAGCCCATACCTTGTAGGTGATGTATTTCCTGTACTTCAACATCATTCTCTTCAGCacttcctcaagccatcaggctcctcaacatccagaactgaactgtcaactcacacacacacacacacacacacacacacactctctctctctctctctctctctcactcactcactcactcattcactcaactgtgtgaactggcCTGTGTCAACTGTGTGTGATTCAGCACATACATCTATCACCTATTGCTGCTatttgtatatgtttacaaaacaTATATGTTATAAGAAAGTTTACTCTAGATTACAGTTCCTTTAGTTTGCACCTGGTTGAacatgttgcactttatgtagctacgACAATTACTTtttgtccttagctctgtgttgttgtattcGTTCTGTTGTCTCATTTTCattatgtactgcgtcagctatatgtggttgaaatgacaataaaagcttcttgacttgacttctgATACTCTTATCTCCTTGCTCCTTATTTCTTCATTAAGACTGTCAATATCCATTTCTTGATATCTTTCCCAACTGGTTTATTTCAAATATCCATTTTCCtaatttctcttcttctttcacaTCTTTGTTCTACTACTACTTTGTCCTACTTTGCAAATAATAGTATTCAGTATGATAGTGTTCACTTACAgttacactatatatatatatatatatatatatatatatatatatatatatatatatatatatatatatatatatatatatatatatatacactatattgccaaaagtattcgctcacctgccttgactcgcatatgaacttaagtgacatcccattcctaatccatagggttcaatatgacgtcggtccaccctttgcagctataacagcttcaactcttctgggaaggctgtccacaaggtttaggagtgtgtttatgggaatttttgaccattcttccagaagcgcatttatgaggtcacacactgatgttggacgagaaggcctggctctcagtctccgctctaattcatcccaaaggtgttctatcgggttgaggtcaggactctgtgcaggccagtcaagttcatccacaccagactctgtcatccatgtctttatggaccttgctttggtcactggtgcacagtcatgttggaagaggaaggggccagctccaaactgttcccacaaagttgggagcatggaattgtccaaaatgtcttggtatgctgaagcattcagagttcctttcactggaactaaggggccaagcccagctcctgaaaaacaaccccacaccataatcccccctccaccaaactttacacttggcacaatgcagtcagacaagtaccgttctcctggcaaccaccaaacccagactcgtccgtcagattgccagatggagaagcgcgattggtcactccagagaacgcgtctccactgctctagagtccagtggcggcgtgctttacaccactgcatccgacgctttgcattgcacttggtgatgtatggcttggatgcagctactcggccatggaaacccattccatgaagctctctgcgcactgttcttgagctaatctgaaggccacatgaagtttggaggtctgtagcgattgcctctgcagaaagttggcgacctcttcgcactatgcgcctcagcatccgctgaccccgctccgtcagtttacgtggcctaccacttcgtggctgagttgctgtcgttcccaaacacttccacgttcttataatacagctgacagttgactgtggaatatttaggagtgaggaaatttcacgactggatttgttgcacaggtggcatcctatcacagttccacactggaattcactgagctcctgagagcgacccattctttcacaaatgtttgtaaaaacagtctgcatgcctaggtgcttgattttatacacctgtggccatggaagtgattggaacacctgattctgattatttggatgggtgagcgaatacttttggcaatatagtgtatatatatatatatatatatatatatatacactatacttcaTACTTCTCCATACTGCtaatttacagatttttttactATACCGCTTGAAGCTCGAGCTCTGATTTGTTGCCTGTTGTTATATTAATCCTTGTCCCACTTCCATCATTCAAACATATCAACCCTTTCCTGTCTCACTTCTTCAGCTATTTCCCCGTTTTCCATCTGTCCTCCTTCCTTCACATAGTGTGTATTAATatctccacaccacatcatgtCAGGTCCTTGCTCCAATATCCTTTCATTTCAAGTCTTTTGCAAGGGTTGTAATAGTTGATTATACTTAGTGGCTTTCTCTCTACTCATATTTCTACTGTTATATTCTGACTATCTgcttttctttatctctctcaatACTATACCCTCCTTTTTAAATGCACCACACACTCCTCCAGTCTAATTTCCCCCGTCTTGTCTTATTATTGTGTATCCCTCCATCTCAGAATTGAAGTTTGGTTTAAGCCaggtttcttttgttttattcactcAACAAAACTGAGTCCTGTCCGTTAGCCAATAAACTCCTAGCATTCcactgaaatattattattattattattctgtacaTGTTACCTGGCTGGGCTTTGTCTCAGCAGCACTAGCTACTATTTGTATCCTTCCTGTCTGGTGTTTGGTTTCCTCTGTTCTGGTGAAGGTCAATGATACAATACACCCGGTTTCACATCTATAAATACTATATTTTTATCTTCTTGTTTTCTGAACAGTTAAAGTATGTACCATATGTATCATTTTACTTTCTTAGCTGTTATTAGTTTTAAGCTTCTGCATGTGTACTGCTTTTCATTCTGTCACAACCTTTGTAAGCTACATTGTGTTTTCCTTCACAGCTATAACACTTAAGTTCAGTTGCTTTGCATTCTCCCTAGTCATGCTCTCCTTCACATCATTTACACCTTTTTTGCTGCTATGTGTCCAGATTTTTGACATTTGTAGCATCTTAGAGGTTTAGCTCTGTACATATGTTTTTACAAGGAATTTCATACCTGTGGCAATTGCTTCTGGTTCTAAGTTAGTTAAATTTGTTCAACTTGTAATAGTATTGGTGGACTTTCTGTGCTTTCTCTATTTGTGCCACATCCTTACAAAATAATACCAGCCTTCCATCTCTGTGCACTCTATCTTGCATAACCTCTTTCTTGTTTATTTAAGGTTTTTGGTAAGTTTCAATGGTTCACTCATTGTTCATTCAATGGGTCGTTCATTGTTCTCTCTCCACCTCCATTAGCTAATTTTAAAAGGATTTTAAATACCGATTTCTTTCTGTATCACACCATCTCACCCATTGCAGAAATTGAATCACTGTCTGTTATAACTACCCTGGCTGTTTTTCCACTTTTCCTCATATTCACTAgatctacactaccagtcaaaagtttggacacatcttctaattccatggtctttcctgatgtttatttctttctatgctgaaggcggctgaaatacacaataatgtcgtttgaacagttgatattgagatatgtctgctactgatgctctgtaaagccttcataacggctctaatctgaggtgctgttaattgatgatttctgaggctggtaactctaaatgaacttctcctctgcagcagaggtcagttttggtcttgcttcactgggatggtcttcatgtgagccagtttcatcatggtgcttgatgggttttgcaaatgcactcgacaatactgttcttgcaagaactattccagaacacctgaccttcgtgtcttaaaataacaactgactgttttttgttgtcattacatatggattactcaagtccatgtgtgttatttcatagttttgaaatctccagtattgttcaagaatgtagaaaataaatccctaaacaaaaaacattgaattaaaaggtgtgtccaaacttttgactgataGTGTATGTCATTTATCACTTATCCTGAGTATCTTACAATTATGTTATTTATGTCAGTTATGTCaatgacttacagaagtgcttttgaagtctctatcacaTTGCTACTGTTTCACTAGGTCACAAACAAAGAATGCCATCAGTCTAAATCTCTGTTGAGAGGAAATACAACAAGAAAAGCACACAGACTGTATTAAACACGTGCTAGTTTCAATATTTCAGGAATCTGTAGGTCTTTAGTTTGAAGACTGTAAATGATTCAGCCACCACCTACTGTaggttcattccaccacctactGTAGGTggcagaacagagaagagtcttgatgcataccTTTCTTATTCACGGAGATGGTGGGAACAGTCAAACA
The sequence above is drawn from the Hemibagrus wyckioides isolate EC202008001 linkage group LG04, SWU_Hwy_1.0, whole genome shotgun sequence genome and encodes:
- the lrriq1 gene encoding leucine-rich repeat and IQ domain-containing protein 1 isoform X3, with the translated sequence MCNEMFSPSQHADLLNELASNSDEDLLKLKERIMSEIEEELDPPCETHELNGDYDTEYDTHKDSERQLRFEWRQLEERLRQEEEEEEEERRLAEFEAEREQCLKSDSEEKEKMRQRSEQFNEELRRTEAANQFEYLQAVEEDGETSQTLPVEMVKQQELIKRLEEQIAEERRVFEEVQQEERWKSEARCTAAATKIQAAFRGTLVRRWNNKELNKRREEERRRQKERIEREKRREREERMKMEWEKERRRMEEEEQRHRDEAERRRAEYERAKLQEHHRLERERKLEEQSRKEKEEAKRIEDERKVKSREKPKRMEQMRVEEEMRKVQEEKFKKDENARAIQEKIKSKDDAESQKEIEERRVEDERRKVQEDKENKSKEREKAQRTVDELKQKDDEELPEMTEIRKKVQEDEEKTKKKEVKEDERKRKDEKTQKGMEERRLEEERKRKEVEEAKKIEDERKRKEQEEEKQKNMEIERVKEEKRRVEEERKRKEVEKAKKLEDERKRKEEGYHKSMEIRGAKEEKRKVQVEEEKERKDVEEARRTEDERKSKEEEKQKSVDVWRVVEEKKRKDVEEEKRTEAETENKEEEEKQKRMKEKRVVEEIRLKQKLNEPEQIQEEQSRKLKQKDREGEEIVIKRNDDGQNTEEGNKNVIKDNVKGLAERKNTEADKESEKTTKWGKDEKCGDNESVNMSKSVLARTLSSRTGQDEQHSCFLVSALSTDNSSITVSPSEENSLTDTREPQCALADSSSACLPDSTEQKRLAWMMNCTPWSKLSMQNKRKGLGAPPRRRGRRRASGQNLLPLPVDIILKSGPWSSLKQVTTVTLEDLSGCSLSTLSECTRLQALTLRRCRLQALDGLNQCTELQHIDLQENNITYVDCGGLAKLEVLLLGRNQLTSIHGLDGAVNLTVLQLSHNIISRISGLGSLKRLHRLTVDHNQLISTRGLDDAFTLLHLDCSYNHLSHVEGLENCALLNTLDLRGNNLTEMPVLKNHVLLRELYLDDNSICSLHGLDSCWLPLLCCLSVPQNSITQLPLLVDLLSLKTLNVSHNCLSELRNICMSLQGCTHLQELSIADNPVQHENNWRSSVLAVNPSLIKLNGEQTGASGKLSADSTQLWSFQALCQAHQDQIDSVLQRHCMEISSAPSALQAQLLVSNQAAELFQLAEEQRYAHEYGDSGVRETAMQEPLASSHLQELFNWDLTQEKSDQEKIQNPAEHKTPSWQAPHLPNFTHKYQPPSGDHNTGYAGSCVNPTEKFRDTQASEDRYSRYGVQASRMDLRTVAVMVIQRHWREHRQRRRTSHLGPPAIVPARLSPQREVKSCTTRPERLNKDYAATVIQAVWRGYMLRKRLTRALMLAQISEGDEAFEEVDMDEFIFDEEAMEKDWIPLHPDMSPSSVLPNSEQLQLPKPLRHLPELHKGACVQPWKPRQAWISSDEAPVKEQSQSPDPSTSMHSPASTQGKCYFSERSEKILEEWGISSGSTARLMLKRAQRMKPRKQKNQKKYLAGRGDVSAQEALRAEPEQTYTHTQTRHRTYQWLQTQAVPSRRSSAPSVSDHFLPEIDPEILNGGRVQLVASTGYREAPDSAVRIDSAGYSSPQNHQAHTRTHSAGYTKKDVPSPQRVTLAPSRKERISFRDNPVQLSGGWGGGKKRSKANKFT